A stretch of DNA from Maridesulfovibrio sp.:
CGGAATTTTACCACCTTGCATGCGGGAATCTTGATCTCATCACCTGTACGGGGATTGCGACCGGTACGTTCCTTTCTTTCGTCAACCTGAAAGGTTCCGAATCCTGTAAGGGTCAGTTTACCTTCGTTTACAAGAGTTTCCTCTACTGTATCAAGGAAATAGTTCAGGCAACGCTCTGCGTCTGCCTTGGTCATGCCGGCTTTGTCGGCGATTTTTACCACGAGTTCAGCCTTAGTCATCAGTCCTTCCTCCTTAAAACGGGAAAATGATTATTGCGGAACACTTGCGCGCTCCTGCCATTAACCTTGCCCAACGGCAAGAGTTGGTTTTAATCAAGTCGCAGCAGCAATCCAGACGGAATCGTGAAAGCTACCACCCAAAAAACCCACAAAAACAAGCCCCCCGGTCTGCACAGTCTTTACCACAATACAGCGAAAAACTTAAGATACAGACCCTGAAGAAAATCTAAAACAGGATTTTGCCCAACAAGTCAAGAGGGAAAATCGTTTTTAATGCATTTATGCAACCCCTGAAATTGCAGCGGTGACAAGGCCTCGGGGCGATCAGACAGGGCTACGCCCTCCTTCTCCGCCCATTCCAGCATACAATCTGAAATGAATGATTTCAGTATCTTGCCGAGTTGTTTGCGACGGTATTGGAAACAGTATTTTACAAAACCCGCAAGCCCTTCAATATCAACAGGTTTTTCATCCGCGGCCCGTGGGAAAAATTTTATCACCGCCGAATCCACTTTGGGACGCGGCCTGAAAACCGTGGGCGGAACCTTGAAAAGATACACAACACGGCAGAAGCTCTGAATCCAGACACTTATCGCCCCGTATTTCCGGGACCCCGGTTCAGCGGTGATGCGCTGCCCCACCTCATGCTGAACCATGAAAACGCAGGTGGCGTTGCACCCGGAAGCCACATCCCACATTATTTTCGAGGCGACATTGTACGGCAGGTTGCCCACAATTTTCCAGCTTACGGAAGGATCAAGTTTCGACCAATCGAACTTCAGCGCATCCAGCTGCACAACCTCGGCTTCAGGATACTCCTGAGCCAGTGCCGGGGCCAGATCCCGATCCATTTCAATAAGCTTCAGACTTGCGGGTCCGGCCTCGCGTATAAAACGGGTCAAGGCCCCCTGTCCGGGACCTATTTCTATTACCGAGTCATCTGCGGTTATTCCGAGGCTGTCCACAATCTTGCGGGCTATATTGTCATCCTGCAAAAAATTCTGGCCGAGACTTTTCTTGGCCCTGTGATTTATCTGCACAAAAACTCCGGTTTCAAATTAGGGTTACACCTTTGCTTATCTGCACGCTCCGCCATGAATCAATCTCAAAACTCACTCAGGAACGGGTTGTCCGCCAGGTGCGCGCAATCTGCAGGTCCGGCATTATCTGCAATCACCACACAAGACAACCAAAAGATGATCTAGCTAAATGCGCCAATTATCGCTCAAGACATAAACTATTTCCCAAAACGACCGACAAGAAAAACATAATTACTTCTATAAACCACAACAGAGGAGGTTTATATGGACTTCAATCTCCGCATAGGTTCCGAGCAGGTCCAATCGTACACATCACCAAGCGTTAACGTAAAAAACGTGGAAAAGGATGAAGAGGAACAGACCTCCCTGTCGACCGGCACCAGCGGTGACACGGTGGAAATTTCCGATACAGCCAAAAGCCTTCTGGCCCAGTCAAAATCCGCAGACCAGACATCGGACACCGAATCTTCCGAGGAAAGCGAGGACTCCTCAAGCTCCCAGCAGGAAGAAATGATCAGCCGGCTCAAGGAGCAGATTG
This window harbors:
- a CDS encoding HU family DNA-binding protein, with protein sequence MTKAELVVKIADKAGMTKADAERCLNYFLDTVEETLVNEGKLTLTGFGTFQVDERKERTGRNPRTGDEIKIPACKVVKFRPGKLLKDAVK
- the rsmA gene encoding 16S rRNA (adenine(1518)-N(6)/adenine(1519)-N(6))-dimethyltransferase RsmA, whose amino-acid sequence is MQINHRAKKSLGQNFLQDDNIARKIVDSLGITADDSVIEIGPGQGALTRFIREAGPASLKLIEMDRDLAPALAQEYPEAEVVQLDALKFDWSKLDPSVSWKIVGNLPYNVASKIMWDVASGCNATCVFMVQHEVGQRITAEPGSRKYGAISVWIQSFCRVVYLFKVPPTVFRPRPKVDSAVIKFFPRAADEKPVDIEGLAGFVKYCFQYRRKQLGKILKSFISDCMLEWAEKEGVALSDRPEALSPLQFQGLHKCIKNDFPS